The Fervidicoccus fontis Kam940 DNA window TGAAATTCTTTTGGAATACCAATATAAACTTTCAAGTTAGATAGGGCTTCTTTTCCTTTAGGCTTTCTAGGAAGCATTCCTCTAACAGCTCTTTTTACAATATTTCTTGGAGATTGCGGCCTTCTTGGACCCTGTTTGTCTGGATTTCTAAGGGTCCTCACGCTCCACAATTTTTTATAACCTTCAATAACCATATTTCTTTCTCCGCTTATCATTGCCTTCTCAGCATTGACAACGACAACTCTTTTCCCAGTAAGAAGCATTTTAGCTATTTTTGAAGCCATCCTTCCGAGTATCAAATTTTCAGCGTTGACTATTACAATTTCTTTTTCGCTCAAAATAATTCACACCTCTATTTAAACTATTATTCTTTTTGGAAGAGAATCTATTTTGTCTTTCAATTCTTTATTTCTCAATAAGTCGTCTAATAAGTAAATCTCCGCTCCGCTTTTTTTGAGCTTCTCATATGCTTTCATAGAATATGACTCGGCGATTATTACTATTTTTTTAGTTAATTTGCCTGAGCCTAGAACTTTTCCGGGTACTACTACTACTTCTCCCTCATTAGCATTCCGATTAATTTTTGATATATTCGCTTCAACCATCTTTCTCCTCGGTGCTGAAAGCTCCTCACTTATTCTTTCCCATATATTAGCTTGCTCATCCTTTGACAATTTCTTCAAACCTTTAATGAGCTTTCTTTTTAGTAAATTTGTAGGACCAGTTCTTGCCATTATTTTAATACCTCCATTTCTTTTATTACTTCTTCAAAAGCTTCTGCTTTTTTATTCAAAATTTCTAAAGCCTTTTCAATTATTAATTTTGTTGAAAGCGAACCCGTTGATTCTACTCTAAGTATTTTCTTATTTTCAAGATAATTAATCTTCATGCATTTCCTACAGACTTTATCCTCGCAAAATCTAAGAAGGCTTGTATTTTTGAAATTTTCGAGCTCGATTTTTCCTTTTTTCATTTCCATCATTTTTTCTGCAAGCTCTTCACTAAATTCACCGATACATTTTAAGCATTCATTAGA harbors:
- a CDS encoding 50S ribosomal protein L13, with the protein product MLSEKEIVIVNAENLILGRMASKIAKMLLTGKRVVVVNAEKAMISGERNMVIEGYKKLWSVRTLRNPDKQGPRRPQSPRNIVKRAVRGMLPRKPKGKEALSNLKVYIGIPKEFHGKEMIKFEDVVADLSKGRYISVGELSEALGWRGVIA
- a CDS encoding 50S ribosomal protein L18e, with product MARTGPTNLLKRKLIKGLKKLSKDEQANIWERISEELSAPRRKMVEANISKINRNANEGEVVVVPGKVLGSGKLTKKIVIIAESYSMKAYEKLKKSGAEIYLLDDLLRNKELKDKIDSLPKRIIV